A window of the Myripristis murdjan chromosome 15, fMyrMur1.1, whole genome shotgun sequence genome harbors these coding sequences:
- the LOC115373087 gene encoding protein FAM53B-like — MVIIFSKTLEKKKGVNDVRSKNNERLLRELHTMSRGTTLFSCGTVEADRWLDLGRGCATQQGPPCQSGASLESLWDVMPVIQGACQPRCRHWSQETGSATAITSLIRDLSLGESKVGSPHSRTASTTTTTNHAPTAPPSKRQCRSLSFSDEFGVCRSSWRPQGSRVWTTVEKRRCHSGGSVRAGGVGFSGGHFPAMQRSSSFSLPSRSSIPADGALDLPCFTQRLPLHPLFTASPVSPTSPSSQHHHFLRPLSLSHEQISLPELQREEASEASSPDSTPELGRRAGQRAGGKGGLSRSRSQPCVLNDKKIGMKRRRPEDTQEQRPSLDLAKMTQKLQTFQSLSCPGISIADTCQSSLPPLSSRTPTQPDLDITAVSDVGLASRQEVTRDDEEEDSSYEELDSDSACSVDSRPGSPVGVMGGKRTLWKGDCGTQRDIFQLGGELDLDQIERN; from the exons ATGGTGATTATTTTCTCGAAAACACTGGAAAAGAAGAAGGGTGTCAATGATGTAAGGTCCAAGAACAACGAGAGACTGCTG AGAGAGCTCCACACCATGAGCAGAGGGACCACCCTCTTCTCCTGTGGAACTGTGG aggcagacaggtggcTGGACCTTGGGCGAGGCTGTGCCACCCAGCAGGGACCTCCTTGCCAGTCTGGAGCCAGTCTGGAGAGCCTGTGGGACGTGATGCCTGTCATCCAAGGTGCTTGTCAGCCAAGGTGCCGGCATTGGAGCCAGGAGACAGGCAGCGCCACTGCTATCACCAGCCTAATTCGAGACCTCAGCCTTGGGGAAAGCAAAGTGGGCAGCCCCCACTCCCGCACCGCATCCACCACTACAACCACCAACCACGCTCCCACAGCGCCCCCTAGCAAACGTCAGTGTCGGTCCTTGTCGTTCTCTGACGAGTTTGGCGTGTGCCGCTCATCGTGGAGGCCCCAGGGTTCCCGTGTGTGGACGACGGTAGAGAAAAGGAGGTGCCACAGTGGAGGGAGTGTCCGAGCAGGTGGTGTGGGGTTTTCAGGTGGCCATTTTCCCGCCATGCAACGTAGCTCCAGCTTCAGCTTGCCCTCACGCTCCAGCATCCCTGCAGATGGAGCACTTGACCTGCCGTGCTTCACCCAACGACTGCCTCTCCACCCTCTGTTCACGGCTTCCCCCGTCTCCCCTACCTCTCCCTCCTCACAGCATCACCACTTCCTCAggcccctctccctctcccatgaGCAGATCAGCCTGCCTGAGCTCCAGAGGGAGGAGGCATCGGAGGCCAGCTCTCCAGACTCTACACCAGAACTGGGGAGGCGAGCTGGGCAGAGAGCCGGAGGTAAGGGGGGTCTGTCTCGGAGCAGATCCCAGCCCTGTGTGCTGAATGACAAGAAGATTGGCATGAAGCGTCGGAGACCAGAGGACACCCAGGAGCAACGACCCTCCTTGGACCTGGCCAAGATGACTCAG AAGCTTCAGACTTTTCAGAGCTTGAGCTGCCCTGGTATCTCCATCGCTGACACCTGCCAATCAAGCTTGCCCCCTCTGTCCTCCAGGACTCCCACCCAACCAGATTTAGACATCACGGCTGTGTCTGATGTAGGATTGGCGTCTCGGCAGGAAGTGACCAGGGACGACGAGGAAGAGGATTCCTCCTACGAGGAACTGGACAGTGACTCAGCATGTAGCGTGGACTCCAGGCCCGGGTCTCCCGTAGGCGTCATGGGCGGCAAACGCACCCTCTGGAAGGGTGACTGTGGAACGCAGCGAGACATTTTCCAGCTGGGGGGAGAGCTGGACCTTGACCAGATTGAGAGAAATTGA